AAACACCCCCATCTAAAAAATAGAATTGTACAATTATTGGAAATCGTAGAAAACGCTGATGGAGATTTGAAAAAAGCCGATGAAGCTGAAAAAAGAGTGATTGAAGAATTACGTAAAATGGGAAATGAAGTATTGCACGATTGGGCTGTATGCAGAGAAAAACAGGAAGCTGAAGCCTTAAATAAAAAGGGATTAGTAAAGAATGGTAAAAAAAATAACTTGGCATACAAGTTATGGGGAAATATCTGTTTTTGAGAGAACTTTTTTAGATAAAGGGAAGTTGTATAGACCTTTTTCTTATACGGCAGAAGTAACAAGCCGCTGTTATTCGCTTCCTTTACAGCGTATCATCACGGACTTTGGAGCAGATGTATCATTTCAAAAGATATCAAAAAAACTAATGGAGCATTATGGAATAAGTGTTTCTGTCAGTTCAGCGCAAAAGATCACAGAGAAGCATGCTGAATCTATTAAGAGAATAGAATACCTGCATAGAGATATACCCGAAGATGATGGGGTAAAAAGTTTGATATGTGAAACAGATGGAACAATGATTCCAATAGTGGATACTGTTGAAAAAAACGGAACCTCTGTAGACAAACGAAAGACTCGTAGCGTTCGATGGAAAGAAGCGCGTTTAGCTTTTGCCCGGCAGAAAGATAAGGTTGATCGGATATTTAGTGGTACACTTGGTTTGACAGATATGGCCGGAGACCATCTATTTGATTGTGCTGTTAGAGCTGAATTCGGGGGTAAAACAAAAGTACATTGTGTTGGTGACGGAGCCCCATGGATTGCAGAACAGGTAGAAAGGGTATTCGGCAATCAAGGGAATTATTTAATCGATTTTTATCATTTATGTGATTACATGGCAGCAGCTTCTAAAAAGTGTTTTCCGGAAAATCCGGATGCTTGGCTGGATCAACAAAAAAAGAGGATGAAAGAAGGAGCTGTCAATAAAGTATTGAAGTCTTTGTCGTTACATGAAGAACCGAAATCAAAACAAGATAAAGATGCGCCGGTTCGTTGCTGTTTGCGCTATATCAACAACCGTCCGGGACAATTTAAATATAAAGAGACATTAGCTGGCAATTTACCAATTGGTTCTGGTGAAATAGAAAGTGCGCATCGTTATGTCATACAAGATCGTTTAAAAATACCAGGTGCATGGTGGAAAGAAATAAATGCCAGCCATATGCTCGCATTAAGAATCATTAGGGAGAATGGCGAGTGGGATAAATACTGGGAAGATAATAAAGCAGCATAAACATTTTCCCAACAGTTTTAATTACACCCCCCAAAGCAAGTGGTTGTTGGTTATGATATACGCCTACAAAGTCTTGCACTGGCAAAAGCTGTTTCTGAAGGCCTTCTGGACAGCAATGTCGATGTAATCGATATCGGCCTTTGTGGAACTGAAGAGATTTATTTTCAAACAGCCGACCGACATGTGGGTGGTGGCATCATGGTCACCGCCAGCCATAACCCCATGGATTACAATGGCATGAAGATGGTACGTGAGGATAGCCGTCCGATCAGCGGCGACAGTGGCCTTAATATCATAAAGGAATTGGCCGAAAAAAATGTGTTTAATAAGAATACTTCACGGGGCTCGCTGATAAATGACAAAAGCAAGGAAAATTATATTCAACATTTGCTGGGATATGTTAACCGCCCTGCCCTGAAACCACTTAAAATAGTCGTCAACGCTGGCAACGGGTGTGCAGGATTGGTCGTGGATCAGCTTGCCCATCACCTGCCTTTTGAGTTCATACGCATCCATCACGAACCGGATGGAAACTTTCCAAACGGCATTCCAAACCCGCTGCTTCCTGAAAATCGAGCGGCAACATCTAATGCCGTTAAAAAACATCGGGCTGATTTCGGGATTGCCTGGGACGGAGATTTTGATCGCTGTTTCTTTTTCGATGAAAATGGTCGGTTCATTGAAGGGTATTATCTGGTCGGCTTATTAGCCGTTCAAATTTTAGAAAAACATCCAGGCGCGCGTATTATCCATGATCCGCGTCTAATGTGGAATACGGTATCGATGGTCGAGGCGGCTGGCGGCATCCCCGTGCAGAGCAAGACGGGACACGCCTTTATTAAGGAGCGTATGCGAATAGAAAACGCAGCTTACGGTGGTGAGATGAGCGCTCATCACTACTTTCGAGACTTTGCCTATTGTGATTCTGGAATGATTCCATGGCTTCTTGTATCCGAACGAATTTCGAAAACTGGAATCCCCCTGTCAAATTTTGTAGATGAACAAATGAAGGCATACCCATGTAGTGGAGAAATCAACTATACTGTAAAAGACAATACAAAAGTCATAGAACAAATTCTTTCACATTATAAAGCAAATGCCCTATTAGTGGATCGTACAGATGGTGTTAGCGTTGAATTCAAAGAATGGCGGTTCAATTTGCGCGCATCGAACACCGAACATCTCCTGAGACTCAATTTAGAAACCAGAGGTGATACAACACTCCTCCAAGAGCGTATACAAGATCTTTACAGAATCATTTCAGCCTCAGCATATTAACGAAATGTTAACAGATTTTTTATATACCTATCATTATTTATTTAATAATATCATAATTTTAAATCTTATATGAAACATAATAAAATCATATTGCTTTTCTTTTTACTCTGCCAACTTTTTTTTGCAAACATAGTTTTATCTGAAGAACCAGAAGTAAATTTTGTCGATATTGTGGGATCTGACATAAAGGATGCTAAAGAAGCTAAGTTAGCCTGCGATTTGTTGGGTCTTCGGTTCGTAACCAACTATATTGGAACAAAAAGTAACAATGAAGTGTTGAGGTCAATAAAAGGATTATATAACAAAGAGGTGTTAATACTATCACAAAGAGTACTTAAATATTTCAATAAAGATATTGTTTCAATGTTCGGACAACCCGATAGTAAATCAAAAATATTTATTTGGGGTATATGCTCTGATACGGACATCGCAAATTTGAGGATTTGGTCTGATAACAAAATCAAGCACTTTAGAAAATTTGAATTAAAACATCTTCCCACATCAATCAGTGTGGTAAATAATGATCAGATTTCAAAGGAACTTGGTGGGCTGGAATACCCTTTTATTAGCTCTGGCACAGGAGTAATAAATGGCTTTGAATTAACGGACTCTCTTAGAGCATTTACTCTTATAAATGTAGTCGATGAAGACCATAAACCAATATGTCCAATCTTTTTAAAAATAGATTCAGCAAATAAAAGTGTGTTCTATTTAACTTCCTGGGAAAAAGTCATTTCAGGTGAAAATCATAGCCTGTTAAAAATTATACCTCTATTGATGTTTCTAAAATACTCCTTTGGAGACCGCTCTTGGCATGGTATTAATGATTATGCGAACTTTACTATAGATGACCCATGGCTGAAAGAACCATATGGTTATCTTAGCTTCAAAGATCTTTGCAAAGAAGCAAAAAGAGCGCCTTTTCACGCCACCATCGGATTTATTCCTTACAACTATCAAAAAAGCTATAATGACGTTATAGAAACATTTCGACAATGTCCTCAGAATTTATCGATAGCAGTTCACGGCAATAATCATGATTTTTCAGAATTCCGTTATAATGGGAATACTCGATTAGCTGATAAAAAAATCAGTTCTCTTCATCCGGATGAAAAGAATATTCTTCAAGCATTATACAGAATGGAAAAATTTAGTCGTAAAACTGGCATCCCATTTGATCGCGTGATGATATTCCCAAGAGGAATTTACACCATAAACAGCTTGAGCCTATTGAAAAAAAATAATTTTCTTATGACAGTAAATAGCACAAAACCTTTAGGCATAGGACATTTCACTAATAATATTGATAAATCAAGAGGCATTACACTCGAATTTGAAAACTTCCCATTGGTTTTGAGAAATGAAGTCCCAAATTTGAAAAATAATAAGAGCGCCATGATACTCATAAAAAATTGGATACAGATGCGATTATTTTTGGATTTACCAGTAATATTACTTACACATCATGACTTTTTTAAAAACAATCCCAATGGGCTCAATTCTATTTCAAATATGATTAATGAATTACAATATAAAGTTGTATGGACTAGCTTGGGGAATATAGCAAAGAATCTTTATTTGCAGAGAAGAATTAATGATCATGAAATAGAAATTTCTACTTATTCAAGCAATATTTATATAAAAAATAAATACCCACATATTATGAAATATAAGATTAAAAAACAGGAAAACTTTATAATTCCTATTCGCTCAGTTGATGTGGATGGAATTAAACATAAATATCATCGAGATGACAGCTATATTAAAATCGAAGTTTTTATCAAACCAGGTCATGAAAAAAATATCCAGATTATTTATCATTCTGATAATCAAGTAGCAGATTTCACCTATTCTGATGACAGCTTACAAGCAACTTTAGTTAGAAACCTATCGGACTTCCGTGATCTGTATTTACCAAAGCTGCCTTTTGGAGATAAGATGGTAATAATATTTTATTGGATAGGCGGTGTAAAGGGTTTTGGAATAGTCTTGTTAGGATTTACTGTAGTTTTTATTATTATATTAATTCTACATAAAAGAAAAAAGGCAAAATCCTGATTATAGAAATGACAACATTAAATATTACAATATTAAGATTTGCTCACGCATTCGATTCCGGTGGAGGCACGGAGACTTATATAGAAGATCTTGACCGCATGCTATTAGCAAATAATTCTTGGACTATCATACGGATGTATTTGACATATGATAAAAATACAAAATCTCAACAGCATGAAATTATTGGCAAAGGAAATTTGATTAAAGTCCCGCTTTATGCTGAAAACCCAGACAAATTAGAATTAATGAATATTGAATCAAAATATGATGTTTTAAAAAACCGTCTAAAAAACCTGTTTCGTGACCAAATTATATATAACCCGTTACTTTATTCTGTATTTTTTCAAAGTATAATTCAAAAAAGACCTATACCTAAAAGGATAAACGAAGCACTTAATGCAAAAGAATTAGCAACCGAATTAATGTCCGAACACAAGATTGATCTTGTTGTAATGCACTATGCATCAGGAAGTGACAGTGCTGCTGTAATTGAAGCAGCAATTCAACGAGACATTCCATATGTTTTTATCAACCACTTTTCAAATGATTGCCTGAACAGCGTTTCAGTCAGGGAACAAACAAAAAAGGCTGCCGGAATTGGCGGAGTTTCAAAGGTAGGTGTTCCAAAGCGGCTCCGTAATACTTTCTATAATATTTCCGATGGCATAGATATCAATATCTTTAAAAATACTTCTTCAAAACCAAATAATGATAAAAAGGATACCCCCATAATTCTGCTCCCTGCAAGAATTACCCCTTCAAAAGGGCAACACGATTTGATCAGAGTATGTGCCAATCTTCGTAATGAAGGCGTAAGATGTCAAATCGCATTGGCAGGCCGGGCAGACTCTGAGAGCTATATCAAAAAACTCAAAAATATGGCTAATAAACTAGGTGTGGGACAAGACGTTCTTTT
This region of Pseudomonadota bacterium genomic DNA includes:
- a CDS encoding UPF0236 family protein; its protein translation is MVKKITWHTSYGEISVFERTFLDKGKLYRPFSYTAEVTSRCYSLPLQRIITDFGADVSFQKISKKLMEHYGISVSVSSAQKITEKHAESIKRIEYLHRDIPEDDGVKSLICETDGTMIPIVDTVEKNGTSVDKRKTRSVRWKEARLAFARQKDKVDRIFSGTLGLTDMAGDHLFDCAVRAEFGGKTKVHCVGDGAPWIAEQVERVFGNQGNYLIDFYHLCDYMAAASKKCFPENPDAWLDQQKKRMKEGAVNKVLKSLSLHEEPKSKQDKDAPVRCCLRYINNRPGQFKYKETLAGNLPIGSGEIESAHRYVIQDRLKIPGAWWKEINASHMLALRIIRENGEWDKYWEDNKAA
- a CDS encoding phosphomannomutase, encoding MVVGYDIRLQSLALAKAVSEGLLDSNVDVIDIGLCGTEEIYFQTADRHVGGGIMVTASHNPMDYNGMKMVREDSRPISGDSGLNIIKELAEKNVFNKNTSRGSLINDKSKENYIQHLLGYVNRPALKPLKIVVNAGNGCAGLVVDQLAHHLPFEFIRIHHEPDGNFPNGIPNPLLPENRAATSNAVKKHRADFGIAWDGDFDRCFFFDENGRFIEGYYLVGLLAVQILEKHPGARIIHDPRLMWNTVSMVEAAGGIPVQSKTGHAFIKERMRIENAAYGGEMSAHHYFRDFAYCDSGMIPWLLVSERISKTGIPLSNFVDEQMKAYPCSGEINYTVKDNTKVIEQILSHYKANALLVDRTDGVSVEFKEWRFNLRASNTEHLLRLNLETRGDTTLLQERIQDLYRIISASAY
- a CDS encoding glycosyltransferase family 4 protein — translated: MTTLNITILRFAHAFDSGGGTETYIEDLDRMLLANNSWTIIRMYLTYDKNTKSQQHEIIGKGNLIKVPLYAENPDKLELMNIESKYDVLKNRLKNLFRDQIIYNPLLYSVFFQSIIQKRPIPKRINEALNAKELATELMSEHKIDLVVMHYASGSDSAAVIEAAIQRDIPYVFINHFSNDCLNSVSVREQTKKAAGIGGVSKVGVPKRLRNTFYNISDGIDINIFKNTSSKPNNDKKDTPIILLPARITPSKGQHDLIRVCANLRNEGVRCQIALAGRADSESYIKKLKNMANKLGVGQDVLFLGLLSSDQLREWYDKSSIMAFPTYHNEGLGRVLIEAQAMKVPPVSYIIGGTPEAIIHGKTGFLVKKGDISDFAARLKELLNDANKRRHMGEAGREFVVRQFSLQALAIRHEKFYLKAISKVSRKF